CTCAAGCTCCCGCCGCCGACCCCGCAGATGGCCGACGCCCTCAATCCGTTCAACGCCAACCCGTTCGATGGCGTGAGCAAGATCGACGCGGTGAAGTTCCCCGTGAAGGACGCTGTCAGCGTAACCGATCTGAAGAACCTCATCGAAGGCTGGTGGCTGACCAGGAAGGAGTTCAACGAGCAGTCTGACGCGCTGCTCTCCAAGATCGCCATCTGGCGTGGCAATGAGCGGCTGAGCAGCCTGCAGGACTACCGGGGGCGCGTGCACTTCCGCTTTCCGGGCGAAGCCGTGGAAGGCGTGGCCGGCTTCGGCGCCTATGGCAAGAACGGCGCCGTGAACGCATTGGTGCTCTCCCACGACATCGCACTCAGCAACGGGGTATACCTCATCACGCAGTCGCTGACCAACCACTTCGGCGTGGAGTCGACGCCGCTCACCACCGAGGTGGTGGACGACCTCTGGACGGGAGATGGCTCGGGGCCAGCCACGATCTCCCTTCAAGACACCGTGCTCATCGTGTACGGCGACCTCGACATGCGCGGCCTGACCGGCGACAACAGCACCTTGTATGTCACGGGCAACCTGTTCCTGAACGGCGGCAAGCTCGAGTCTGGCGAGAAGGGCATGCTCGTGATGGCCAGCAACGTGGTCATCGAGGCGGAGGGTGACTTCCGGGGCGTCATCGCATCGAAGGGAAACATCACCCTCAAGCCCCTCAAGAACTCCGCGCGCCTCAAGATCCGTGGCGGGCTGCTGGCCGAGGGATACGAAGGGGCCGACGCCATTGCCGACTCGACCGGTGCCCTGCGCATCAAGTCCGGCGCGCCCATCACCGTCAGCAACACCACCTTGACCTACGACCGCGCCTACACCAAATCGCTGAACCGCCTAGGCACGACCCGCGTGCTGATCCACCGAGAGGTTCTCTGACCCGCGTGCCCGACCAGAAGGCTCGACGACACCGCGCGTTCCACCTGCTCTTGCTCGTGGCCATGGCTTGCGCTGGCGCGCTGGGCGCGGTCTGCTCCGCCCCTCTGCGGGTCCCCCCCCTCACCGTCAACAGCAACGAGACGGAAGCGAACTGGGTGGGCGTTCGCCCGACCGGCACCTCATCACCGTGGATACAGGTGGCGAGCAGAACACCGGCAAGCATCACGCTCCCGCTCGCTGATCACGATGCCGCACCCGCGGCACAGTACGACATCCGGGTCGAGAGCCGAGGATGGCTCCTGCGATACGGGGCCACGCGAGAAGGCTACCGGCCGGGGTTCGATCTCGACCACATCGACTTCCACCTGCGATATGAAGGCCTCAACCCCCTAGCCATCGCCGCCGCCGCGGCGCTCTTTCTCATTCCCACCGCTGGCTGGCTGGTGACCCGGCAGCGCAAGCGTCGCGTTGAACTCGCGCTGAAGCGCGTCGAGCGCGAGAAAGAGGTCATGGCCACGACGAAGGTCAGCGACCGCGCACTTCCACAGATGCTGGGGCGAACGCTGACCACGACCCACGGGCGACGCTTCGAGGTGCTGCGCCTGGTGGGCAATGGCAGCATGGGCGCGGTCTTCGAAGCCGTGTCGCACGACCGCACTGACGAGAAGACCGAGTCCTGGGCCATCAAGATCCCGTTCCGCGAGGCGGTGGTGCGCTCCGACACCCATCGACGCTTCCTGCGAGAAGCCGAGATCTGCACCGGGCTTCGTCACGCCGGTCTGGTGCATGTGCTCGACTGGGGAACCCTTGTCCTCGATGATGACCCCGAGGTGAAGCAGTGGCCGTTTCTCGTCATGGAGATGATGGGCGGCACGACCCTGGGCGACGTTCTCGACAGAGAAGGGGCGCAGGGGCTTCCCCTCGACCGTGTGATCGCCTGGTCGCGAGAGATCGCCCTTGCGCTGCAGCAGATGCACACGCAGTCGATCGTTCACCGCGACCTGAAACCCGACAACATCTTCGTGACCCCGACCGGCCATCTCAAGATCGGTGACTTCGGCCTGTCCGGACACGTCGACCGTCACTCGGTGACGGCCTCCGGCGAGACCTTCGGCACCCCGCTCTACATGTCTCCGGAGCACCTCGAGGCGCAGAGCATGACCCAGGCCAGCGACATCTACTCGCTCGGCGTGATCACCTACGAGATGGCCTGTGGAAACCCCCCATTCGTGGCAGACACCGCCATCGCGGTGCTCAACCGGATGCTCACCGAGAAAGCCGTTCCGCTTGCGAAGAAGCGAAGCGACATCCCACCCGAGCTCAACGAGCTGGTGAGCGACATGACCGAGCGCAGCCCGGAGAAGCGCCCCGCGATGGAGGAGATCCTCGCCCGCCTGTCTCGCGCCGCGAGAAACGAGCCGCCATCGCATCCTGACGTCGCTGCACGAGAGACCTCGGGGCCCCACGAATGAAGACGTCTGCCAGCCCCACCTCGCCGGTCAGCGTCACCGCCGCCCGCCCCTCGCGGGCCGAGCTTGCGGCCCTGTTCTCGAACCTGGGCACCATGCTGGCAGCAGGTCTGCCTCTCGCTCGAAGCCTTGACGCCCTTGCCCAGCAGGGCGCCACACCCGCCATCCAGCAGACGTGCGCGACGCTTCTCACCACCGTCGAGCGAGGCAAGAGCCTGTCTGCGGCGGTGCAGCAGAATCGACTGGTCTTCAGCACCATGCATTCGCGCACCATCGAAGCGGGTGAGCGTACCGGACGCCTTCCACAGGTTCTCACGCAGCTGGGGGCTTGGGAAGACCGTGACCTCGCCTTGATCCGGACGGTCTCGGGCAGCCTCACCTATCCGCTCACGGTCTTCGTCTGTGGCGTCGCTCTCGTGGCCATTCTGGGAGACCGCGTGTTCGCCACCCTGACCCCCATGCTGCGGGCCAGCGGCAAGACGCTGCCCCTGCTCACCCAGGCGCTCTGCTCGATGAGCGATCTTCTCCGCCAGCCCCTGGCGCTGGCGCTGCTGGCCCTGGGCGGAGGGGCCACCGTCTGGATGCTGCTGCGCTGGGCGCGCACCGAGCAGGGCCGATACAAGGTCGACCGCGGCCGCGCCAACGTGCCCGTCTTCGGCGCACTGTCGCGCAAGCTCTTCATCGCGCGGTTCTGCCATCACCTCAGCCTGCTCTACGCTGCCGGGATCCCCATGCTGTCAGCGCTCGAGACCTGCCTGGGCATGATCGACAACACGTGGCTGCGCGGTGAGGCCGAGGGGTGCATGCGACGGCTGAGGAACGGAGCCACCCTGACACAGAGCCTGGCCGAGACGGGCCTGCTCCCCCGCCTGGCCCTTGGCATGGTCGAGGTTGGCGAGCAGACGGGGAAGATGGACGTGATGCTCGACAAGATGGCCGAGATCTACGACCAGGAGGTCTATCTCGCCATCGACACCATGATCCAGGTGCTCGAGCCCGCCCTCATCACGGGCATGGGCGTGGTCGTGGCCGTTCTGGTCATCGCCGTGCTGCTGCCGCTGTATCAGGTGGTAGGAGCGTAGACGAGACGCCTACCACCCTTTTGACAGCGCGTGGACCACGTCGACCACGCCGCCGAACATCCCCAATCCGCTCACGTGACCCGCAAAGACATGCGCGGCCATCTCGGCCACCTTGCCCGGGCACGTCGGGTGCAGCGCGTGAAAGGCCTCGTGGGCCAATATGACATCGCGCACCGTGGCCGCATCGACCCCGCTGCCGCAGGTCTCGAAAGCGCGCGCGACCGTGGTGAGCGGACCCTCGTAGATGGTCACGCGCGGCGGTTCGAGATCGAGGTGGGCACGCACCGTGGCGGTACCGAAGGTCGAGGGAAAGGTCGACGTGGCGACGGCCACGCCACGCGACACAAGCCACGGCTGAACGGGCTTCGCGCCGAGGGCGGCCGCGGCCGGCTCGGCCACCGCGCGCGCGGCAGCGAGTCGCTCCGGATCGAAGGTGCGCTGGTAGAGCTCGAGCCAGGTGGCCACGAGCGCTTCCTCGCCCCCCCCGCGGAGCGCAGACCACGCCTCGTGCGCGGGCATGGCGCGCAGGCGCGAGATGCGCCGCTGCTTGAAGGCCATCAGGCGTGGGCCTTCACCAGGAAGAACACCTTCTCGGCACCGATGAGCGACGTGAGATCGGCCCGCGCCATGGCCATCATCTGGTCGGCTGACTGCAGCGCGGAGAGATCGATGACCTTTCGGCCGGCCACCACCTGCACGGCCGGGACCTGGGCGCCTGCGTCGCCGTAAGAGGTATGTTGGGAGATGACCCCCTCGAGCGCCTTCAGCGCTTCCGCGCCGCTGGCCACCGACACCCGCCCCTCCGGGACCTGGAGCTTGATGCTGCCGCGCCCATCGGTGACCCACGCGGTGGTGCGACGCGAGGTGATGAGCCCGAACAGCTTCTTCTGCTCGCGCACGCTCTCGTACACGTGCAGGAAGTCTGTGGCGCCCAGCGGCTTGACGGCGACGTCGGCGCCCGCCGACTCGCGCACGGCCGCCATGCGCCCCTCGTCGCCCACATCCTGCGAGAGCACGTCTCGGGCCGAGAACTCCACCGAGCCTGTCGCGGTGGCGCGCACCACCTTCTTCTGACCATCGACCTCGACCAGCACCTCCACCGTCGACGGATCGGCCCCCATGGCCACCACCCGCCTCTCAACCTCGGCGCGCAGGGCAGCCAGATCTTCTTGCGTGGGGTCGAGCATGTTGCGCTCGATGGTCTCCTTGACCATGGCCAGCGCCGCACCGATGGCCGAGATGACCTCGGCGCGCGGCGCGATCTCGAAGGGCAGCTTCATCACCTGGGCGAGCCACGCCACGATGGCGGCCGCACCGCCGCCTCCGCCCACGAGCTTCACGGCGCGATCGCCCATCTCATACTCCTTGAGCAGGGTCTCGACCGTGGGCCGCACCTTCGCGGCGGCGCAGTCGAGCATCTGCCGCGCCAGTGCGTCAGCGGTGGTGCTGAGGAAGGCCGCGGCGGCCTCGAATGCGGGCCTTGCGTTCGCTGCGTCGGCGCGGGCGTAGTCGCCCTCGGGCACGGCGCCGACGAGGTTGGCCGCGTCGGTGGTGGTGAGACCGACCCGAGCGCCATGCGCGTCTTCGATGACAAGATAGGGCGGGTCTCCCGCGATAGGCGACACCTCAGACACCTTCAATGCCCCTTGCAGCGGCGTGAACGACGCGTACCCCACCCCAGCCAGGTGCGCGCTGCGCGGACCCACGTCGATGCCCGTGCCATCTCGTCGCAGCAGGCTTCCTCCCGCGATGCCGAGGGTGCGGCTGTCGAGGGTCTTGAGGTAGGTCGGATGTCCGCCCAGCACCGCCGACTTGATGGCGGCGCGCCCGTTCTTGATGAGACAGATGTCGGTGCTGGTGCCTCCCACCTCGAGGAAGACCGCATCGCTGGCGCGCAGGTACATGAGCGCTGCGGCGATGCCCGCGGCGGGGCCGCTCAGCAGGGTGAGCACGGGGCGCTTGCGCACCTCGTCGAGCGACATGACGCCACCGTCGCTGCGCATGACCATGAGCGGCGCCTTCACGTCGAGCTTCTTGATGCTCGCATCGGTCATGAGCGCGGTCTCGATCATCTTGGGAAGGATCGACGCATTGAGCACGGCCGTGCGCGTGCGCACCCGCAGCCCGTAGAGGCCGGACATCTCGTGGGTGCCACAGGCTGGCAGTCCCGCCTGGGCCGCCATCTCCATGACCGCCACCTCACCGCGAGGGTCATCGACGCTGAAGGCCTCTGCCGCCACCACCGCCGTGACTCCTTCATCGGCCATGCGCCGCAGGCCGCCCTTGATGGCCTCGGTGGCACCATCATCGCGTGGATTCACGAAATCGAGACGGCTGTCGAGGTGCTTTCCGGGCGCGAGCTCGATGGGGCCGAGGTTCATGTCGGCCTTGGCCTTGATGGCCTCGACGCCGCTGCCCAGCCCCATGACACCCACCTTTGCCACGTCGCCCTCGAGCAGGGCGTTGGTGGCCTGCGTGGTGCTGTGCGCCAGCAGCACCACCCGTCGATCGGGGCCCGCCTCATCGCGAAGCTTGCGGAACGCCTCGACGATGCCCCGCGCCACCCCCTCCTGCGCGCGATGCGTGGTGGGCGTGACCACGTGGGCCACGACCTGCAGCGTCTCGTTGTCGACGGCCACTGCGTGGGTGAAGGTTCCCCCCACGTCGATGCCCACGCGAATGGGGCCCGCCGCCCCGCGCTGGTCGCTCTGCGTTTCGCTCATCCCATCACCTTCCCGTAGACCACCGCGTACACGAGGGCGATCAGCACGAACCCCCACACGAATGGCAGCGTCTTCTTCATCA
This genomic window from Pseudomonadota bacterium contains:
- a CDS encoding type II secretion system F family protein, translating into MKTSASPTSPVSVTAARPSRAELAALFSNLGTMLAAGLPLARSLDALAQQGATPAIQQTCATLLTTVERGKSLSAAVQQNRLVFSTMHSRTIEAGERTGRLPQVLTQLGAWEDRDLALIRTVSGSLTYPLTVFVCGVALVAILGDRVFATLTPMLRASGKTLPLLTQALCSMSDLLRQPLALALLALGGGATVWMLLRWARTEQGRYKVDRGRANVPVFGALSRKLFIARFCHHLSLLYAAGIPMLSALETCLGMIDNTWLRGEAEGCMRRLRNGATLTQSLAETGLLPRLALGMVEVGEQTGKMDVMLDKMAEIYDQEVYLAIDTMIQVLEPALITGMGVVVAVLVIAVLLPLYQVVGA
- a CDS encoding serine/threonine protein kinase yields the protein MPDQKARRHRAFHLLLLVAMACAGALGAVCSAPLRVPPLTVNSNETEANWVGVRPTGTSSPWIQVASRTPASITLPLADHDAAPAAQYDIRVESRGWLLRYGATREGYRPGFDLDHIDFHLRYEGLNPLAIAAAAALFLIPTAGWLVTRQRKRRVELALKRVEREKEVMATTKVSDRALPQMLGRTLTTTHGRRFEVLRLVGNGSMGAVFEAVSHDRTDEKTESWAIKIPFREAVVRSDTHRRFLREAEICTGLRHAGLVHVLDWGTLVLDDDPEVKQWPFLVMEMMGGTTLGDVLDREGAQGLPLDRVIAWSREIALALQQMHTQSIVHRDLKPDNIFVTPTGHLKIGDFGLSGHVDRHSVTASGETFGTPLYMSPEHLEAQSMTQASDIYSLGVITYEMACGNPPFVADTAIAVLNRMLTEKAVPLAKKRSDIPPELNELVSDMTERSPEKRPAMEEILARLSRAARNEPPSHPDVAARETSGPHE
- a CDS encoding hydantoinase/oxoprolinase family protein — protein: MSETQSDQRGAAGPIRVGIDVGGTFTHAVAVDNETLQVVAHVVTPTTHRAQEGVARGIVEAFRKLRDEAGPDRRVVLLAHSTTQATNALLEGDVAKVGVMGLGSGVEAIKAKADMNLGPIELAPGKHLDSRLDFVNPRDDGATEAIKGGLRRMADEGVTAVVAAEAFSVDDPRGEVAVMEMAAQAGLPACGTHEMSGLYGLRVRTRTAVLNASILPKMIETALMTDASIKKLDVKAPLMVMRSDGGVMSLDEVRKRPVLTLLSGPAAGIAAALMYLRASDAVFLEVGGTSTDICLIKNGRAAIKSAVLGGHPTYLKTLDSRTLGIAGGSLLRRDGTGIDVGPRSAHLAGVGYASFTPLQGALKVSEVSPIAGDPPYLVIEDAHGARVGLTTTDAANLVGAVPEGDYARADAANARPAFEAAAAFLSTTADALARQMLDCAAAKVRPTVETLLKEYEMGDRAVKLVGGGGGAAAIVAWLAQVMKLPFEIAPRAEVISAIGAALAMVKETIERNMLDPTQEDLAALRAEVERRVVAMGADPSTVEVLVEVDGQKKVVRATATGSVEFSARDVLSQDVGDEGRMAAVRESAGADVAVKPLGATDFLHVYESVREQKKLFGLITSRRTTAWVTDGRGSIKLQVPEGRVSVASGAEALKALEGVISQHTSYGDAGAQVPAVQVVAGRKVIDLSALQSADQMMAMARADLTSLIGAEKVFFLVKAHA